A stretch of the Aerosakkonema funiforme FACHB-1375 genome encodes the following:
- a CDS encoding glucosamine-6-phosphate deaminase, which yields MSNPESTSQSPAPVKTFRVDALSVRVYDSQATMAQDLAQLAQDYLQNLLAQQGSATVILATGNSQIEFLDALIVKGGVDWTKITLFHLDEYLGIDREHPASFRRYMRDRVENRVNPAAFHYIEGDTMEPLKECDRYTRLLQAQPIDLCCLGVGENAHLAFNEPSVASFDETRLIKLVKLDEKTREQQVNEGHFPNLSAVPQYAFTLTIPMIFSARKIFCLAPEERKAAPVRDMLKGEISTAIPASVLRRHEQAILFLDVDSASLL from the coding sequence ATGTCTAATCCAGAAAGCACTTCCCAATCACCTGCACCCGTCAAAACTTTTCGGGTCGATGCCTTGTCAGTGCGAGTGTACGACTCGCAAGCTACAATGGCTCAAGATTTGGCGCAACTCGCACAAGATTATTTACAGAACCTCCTCGCGCAACAGGGTTCTGCTACTGTAATTTTGGCTACAGGCAATTCCCAAATCGAATTTCTAGATGCTCTGATTGTCAAAGGCGGCGTAGATTGGACTAAAATTACGCTTTTCCATCTCGACGAATATCTGGGAATCGATCGGGAACACCCCGCCAGTTTTCGGCGATATATGCGCGATCGAGTGGAAAATCGGGTAAATCCCGCTGCTTTTCATTATATCGAAGGCGATACAATGGAACCATTAAAGGAGTGCGATCGCTACACCCGACTTTTGCAAGCTCAACCGATCGACCTTTGTTGTCTTGGTGTAGGAGAAAACGCACATTTAGCTTTTAACGAACCGTCTGTAGCATCTTTCGATGAAACTAGACTTATCAAACTGGTAAAGTTGGATGAAAAGACACGCGAACAACAAGTAAACGAAGGTCATTTTCCCAATTTATCAGCCGTACCGCAATATGCTTTTACACTCACCATTCCGATGATTTTCTCTGCAAGAAAAATCTTTTGCCTAGCGCCAGAAGAACGCAAAGCTGCTCCAGTTAGAGATATGTTGAAAGGAGAAATTAGTACGGCAATTCCTGCTTCTGTACTTCGGCGACATGAGCAAGCAATATTATTTTTGGATGTAGATTCAGCCAGCTTGCTTTGA